A region of Flavobacteriales bacterium DNA encodes the following proteins:
- a CDS encoding ATP-binding cassette domain-containing protein, with the protein MKIILNNVTPAAFKVEDLTQSEVWNSDLELTNNQSYFVSSNSGKGKSTLLNYLFGLRNDYTGLITMDGINIADLTINDWATIRRCRLAYLPQDLKLIQHLSVWDNLLIKNRLTQHYTTDEIKSLIAQFHLTDHINKPIHQLSIGQQQRIALIRTILQPFELLLLDEPFSHIDDENIKIALNIIDNACKREGASYLLATLGYAYGITGNKTLQL; encoded by the coding sequence ATGAAAATAATTCTTAACAATGTTACTCCAGCTGCTTTTAAAGTGGAAGACCTAACCCAATCTGAGGTTTGGAACTCTGATTTAGAACTAACGAATAACCAATCTTATTTTGTTTCATCTAACTCTGGGAAAGGGAAAAGTACGCTTCTAAACTATTTATTTGGTTTACGAAACGACTATACAGGGCTAATTACCATGGATGGAATAAATATTGCTGATTTAACAATAAATGATTGGGCAACAATAAGACGTTGTCGATTAGCTTATTTGCCACAAGATTTAAAACTAATTCAACACCTAAGTGTTTGGGATAACTTATTAATCAAAAATAGACTAACGCAGCATTATACAACCGATGAAATTAAATCCCTAATAGCTCAATTCCATCTTACTGATCATATCAATAAACCTATTCACCAACTATCTATTGGTCAACAACAACGTATAGCTTTAATACGTACTATTTTACAACCATTTGAGCTTTTATTATTGGATGAACCTTTTAGTCATATCGATGATGAAAACATCAAAATAGCTTTAAACATTATTGACAATGCCTGTAAAAGAGAAGGAGCATCTTATCTTTTAGCAACATTAGGATATGCTTATGGTATAACAGGAAATAAAACTCTTCAATTATGA